A stretch of Alkalicella caledoniensis DNA encodes these proteins:
- a CDS encoding histidine phosphatase family protein encodes MKIYITRHGETLWNKEGKLQGWMNSELTEEGIKNAKKVGEHFKDIKLDKIFSSPLGRAYETAIYARGTNETEIITKDYLKEMGFGVLEGMDQYIVDEQYSEDLFLFWNQPHLYRAVKDGESFEELFNRAKEGLKDILESSRGCENILIVSHAVLIKAMFAIIKELPIEHIWAPPFQKNNCLSILEVNDDRMELVLEGDVSHLD; translated from the coding sequence ATGAAGATTTATATCACAAGACACGGAGAAACACTTTGGAATAAAGAGGGAAAGCTGCAGGGATGGATGAACTCTGAACTTACTGAAGAAGGGATAAAGAACGCAAAAAAAGTGGGGGAACACTTTAAAGATATTAAACTGGATAAAATATTTAGTAGCCCCTTAGGAAGGGCTTATGAGACAGCCATATATGCAAGGGGAACTAATGAAACAGAAATCATAACTAAGGACTATTTAAAGGAGATGGGCTTCGGTGTTTTGGAAGGAATGGATCAATATATAGTCGATGAGCAGTACAGTGAAGATCTGTTTCTTTTTTGGAACCAACCCCACTTGTATAGGGCAGTTAAAGATGGAGAGAGCTTTGAGGAACTATTTAATAGAGCCAAAGAGGGTTTGAAAGACATATTGGAGTCATCTAGAGGATGTGAAAATATCCTTATTGTATCCCATGCGGTACTTATCAAAGCTATGTTTGCCATAATTAAGGAGCTCCCCATTGAACACATCTGGGCCCCTCCTTTTCAGAAGAATAACTGCCTATCAATTTTGGAAGTAAATGATGATAGAATGGAACTGGTCCTTGAAGGGGATGTATCACATTTAGACTAA
- a CDS encoding GNAT family N-acetyltransferase produces the protein MYYRVLTKEENYKLQEINRREIAEKIYLYIEGKLVLKERFYDIKGWHPQEVEKYIGVLNQIHERGGYIIGAFDGDIICGIAALDNVFFGQSKAYLNFDKLYVSYEYRGKGIGRKLMEICCQKAKELGAKKLYVSSSEFENTVNFYIGMGCTIVEEYIKEKQELEPEDIHLELKL, from the coding sequence ATGTACTATAGGGTATTAACAAAAGAAGAAAACTATAAATTACAAGAAATAAATCGTAGAGAAATAGCAGAAAAAATATACCTTTATATTGAAGGGAAGTTAGTACTAAAGGAGAGATTTTATGACATAAAGGGCTGGCACCCTCAAGAGGTAGAGAAATATATCGGGGTATTAAATCAAATCCATGAAAGAGGAGGATATATCATCGGAGCATTTGATGGGGATATAATTTGCGGTATAGCAGCTTTGGATAATGTGTTTTTTGGTCAAAGCAAAGCTTACCTAAACTTTGACAAACTCTATGTAAGCTATGAATATAGAGGGAAGGGCATAGGCAGAAAACTAATGGAGATCTGCTGCCAAAAAGCTAAAGAACTAGGAGCTAAGAAACTGTATGTATCGTCATCAGAATTTGAAAACACAGTGAATTTCTATATAGGTATGGGATGTACTATAGTTGAGGAATATATCAAAGAAAAGCAAGAACTAGAGCCAGAAGATATACATCTAGAGCTGAAACTATAA
- a CDS encoding GNAT family N-acetyltransferase: MSHIIELLDDYIIKEMMGTVGNPTLSNFTGKSHKCFVVEGQMEEFIGIVELFNICRESKRAELSIAIKPTLRGKGYGHEALERILEIGFEELGLNKIWLRVMEHNNHAINLYGKIGFVREGLCREKSLRNGSYVNQIQMSILRKEWEGND; the protein is encoded by the coding sequence ATGAGCCATATAATCGAATTACTAGATGACTACATAATAAAGGAAATGATGGGGACAGTAGGTAACCCTACTTTAAGTAATTTTACGGGGAAATCACATAAATGCTTTGTGGTAGAAGGGCAGATGGAAGAGTTTATTGGGATCGTGGAGTTATTTAACATCTGTCGTGAAAGCAAAAGAGCTGAACTAAGTATTGCCATAAAACCAACATTAAGGGGCAAGGGGTATGGACATGAAGCCTTAGAAAGGATTTTAGAAATAGGGTTTGAAGAATTAGGGTTAAATAAAATCTGGCTAAGGGTTATGGAACATAATAATCATGCCATAAATTTATATGGGAAAATAGGGTTTGTTCGGGAAGGTTTATGTAGGGAAAAGAGTTTAAGAAACGGCAGTTATGTTAATCAAATTCAAATGAGTATTTTAAGAAAAGAATGGGAGGGGAATGATTAA
- a CDS encoding GNAT family N-acetyltransferase — protein sequence MKKINYENYYWQNDLVRLRALKEEDWEESYYNQFDSKARVMLQYELELPPVEEKVKESYSAFVGFKPGTGRLMFAIENLEGEFVGSFNLNSIDEKNGTFSIGMQMSVGQRGKGYGTAAMRILLGYAFFERRLNKYNGSVIQWNVGSATMLKKVGCKQEGIRRQNIYTDGHYVDEILYGLTKEDFIANEEKLNRYTEKEHVDLGE from the coding sequence ATGAAAAAAATTAACTATGAAAACTACTATTGGCAAAATGATTTAGTGAGATTAAGGGCTTTAAAAGAAGAGGATTGGGAGGAGTCATACTATAACCAGTTTGATAGTAAAGCTCGGGTAATGCTACAGTATGAGTTGGAGCTACCACCTGTGGAAGAAAAGGTAAAGGAATCATATAGTGCCTTTGTTGGATTTAAGCCTGGTACAGGAAGATTGATGTTTGCTATTGAAAACTTAGAAGGTGAGTTTGTGGGAAGTTTCAATCTAAATTCCATAGATGAAAAAAACGGAACCTTTAGCATAGGTATGCAAATGAGTGTAGGACAAAGGGGAAAAGGTTACGGTACCGCTGCTATGAGGATACTTTTAGGATATGCTTTTTTCGAACGTAGGCTAAATAAATATAATGGATCTGTTATTCAGTGGAATGTGGGATCGGCAACCATGCTAAAAAAAGTTGGCTGTAAACAAGAAGGCATCAGAAGACAGAACATCTACACAGATGGTCATTATGTAGATGAGATATTATATGGACTTACCAAAGAGGACTTTATTGCCAATGAAGAGAAGTTAAACAGATATACTGAAAAAGAGCACGTTGATTTAGGAGAGTAG
- the codA gene encoding cytosine deaminase, with protein MLIRNIRLMDKEGLWDILIKDGVIKEIGQGLLANGEEILDGNKGLALPPFVEPHIHLDTALTAGEPKWNESGTLFEGIERWAERKQLLTKEDVKKRAKKAIQWQVANGIQYIRTHVDVTDPELIALKALVELRDEIEEIATLQIVAFPQEGILSYPNGLELLEEAVKEGADCIGAIPHYEFTREYGVQSIEEVFKLAKKYNKLIDVHCDEIDDEQSRFVEVVAAKAYEAGMGSKVTASHTTAMHSYNDAYTSKLFRLLKLSQINFVANPLVNIHLQGRFDSYPKRRGITRVKELDAAGINVGFGHDDIFDPWYPLGTGNMLEVLHMGLHICQMMGYSQINESIKHITTNSAKVLNLEGYGIEVGNHGNLIILAAENGYEAIRRRAAVTYSIRKGKIIAKTTQPESRIYTSDGEQEIKF; from the coding sequence ATGCTAATAAGAAACATTAGACTTATGGATAAAGAAGGGTTATGGGATATCTTAATTAAGGACGGAGTTATCAAAGAAATCGGTCAAGGGTTACTTGCTAATGGTGAAGAAATATTAGATGGCAACAAAGGGTTGGCTCTGCCACCCTTCGTTGAACCACATATACATCTAGACACGGCACTTACTGCAGGGGAACCAAAATGGAATGAAAGTGGTACCCTTTTTGAAGGTATAGAGAGATGGGCTGAGAGGAAACAGCTTTTAACTAAAGAGGATGTTAAAAAACGTGCTAAAAAAGCTATTCAGTGGCAGGTTGCAAACGGTATTCAGTATATCAGGACACATGTGGATGTGACAGATCCTGAGCTTATAGCACTAAAAGCTTTAGTGGAACTGAGGGATGAAATAGAGGAAATAGCTACTTTGCAAATAGTAGCTTTCCCACAAGAAGGAATCCTTTCTTATCCAAATGGATTAGAGTTGTTGGAAGAGGCAGTAAAAGAAGGAGCCGATTGCATAGGAGCCATTCCCCACTATGAGTTTACTAGGGAATATGGAGTGCAGTCCATTGAGGAAGTCTTTAAGTTGGCTAAGAAGTACAATAAGCTTATAGATGTTCACTGTGATGAGATAGATGATGAACAATCAAGATTTGTAGAAGTTGTAGCAGCAAAGGCATATGAGGCGGGTATGGGGTCTAAGGTCACTGCAAGTCATACAACAGCAATGCATTCTTATAATGATGCATATACTTCAAAATTGTTTAGATTATTAAAGCTGTCGCAAATAAATTTTGTGGCAAACCCCCTTGTTAACATTCACCTTCAAGGAAGATTTGACAGCTATCCTAAACGAAGGGGCATCACTAGGGTTAAAGAACTAGATGCTGCAGGGATAAATGTTGGATTTGGTCATGATGACATTTTTGATCCATGGTACCCTCTTGGAACGGGTAATATGCTAGAGGTATTACACATGGGGCTTCACATCTGTCAGATGATGGGCTATAGTCAGATCAATGAGTCCATAAAACATATAACCACAAACAGTGCTAAGGTTTTAAACCTTGAAGGATATGGTATTGAGGTAGGAAACCATGGAAACCTAATCATACTAGCAGCAGAAAACGGATACGAAGCAATAAGAAGAAGAGCAGCAGTAACTTACTCCATTAGAAAAGGAAAAATAATAGCTAAAACTACACAGCCTGAAAGTAGGATATACACCTCAGATGGAGAGCAGGAAATAAAATTTTAA